One genomic segment of Catalinimonas alkaloidigena includes these proteins:
- a CDS encoding carbamoyltransferase: MSKIILGISAFYHDSAAALLVDGEIIAAAQEERFSRKKHDASFPIHAIRYVLEEAGVRLDEVSKVVFYDKPWLKFERLLETYHAFAPSGLLSFLKAMPVWIKDKLFMKQHIRKQLNKIAPCVPPILFSEHHLSHAASAFYPSPFQEAAILTIDGVGEWATTTIGHGQGDSIKIIKELHFPHSLGLLYAAFTYFLGFEVNGGEYKLMGLASYGNPEAPQTQEFVDKILTHLVDIREDGSLLLNMAYFAYATGLRMIHTPEWKRLFGIAPRQADEEILQVHMNLSKAIQIVTERVIIQLAKTTRKITQCDHLVMAGGVALNCVANAKLLNAGIFEKIWIQPAAGDAGGALGAAYAAWHIFENEPRKVSATGDAMQGAYLGPEFSYRKIYTSLRKHQLTYQYFENFDELVKICAQKIANGKVIGWFQGRMEFGPRALGNRSILGDARNPDMQRRVNVKIKFRESFRPFAPAVLKEDVFEYFDFTGDSPYMLITAPLLYNRRMPEPDNYPALNLYERLYHCRSELPAITHIDYSARLQTVCQQSNKKLYSLLQAFKEISGYGLVVNTSFNIKDEPIVCSPEDAVRCYQRTDMDCLVMENFLLEKKT, from the coding sequence ATGAGCAAGATTATCCTGGGTATTTCTGCATTTTACCACGATAGCGCTGCGGCGCTCTTAGTGGATGGGGAGATTATTGCGGCAGCTCAGGAAGAAAGATTTAGCCGGAAGAAGCATGATGCGAGTTTTCCTATCCATGCGATCCGTTATGTATTGGAAGAAGCTGGTGTGCGCCTGGATGAAGTTTCTAAGGTAGTATTTTATGATAAACCCTGGCTGAAATTTGAACGCCTGCTGGAAACTTACCATGCTTTTGCTCCTTCTGGCTTGCTCAGTTTTCTAAAAGCCATGCCAGTATGGATCAAAGATAAGCTCTTTATGAAGCAGCATATCAGGAAGCAACTTAACAAAATCGCTCCTTGCGTTCCTCCCATATTATTTTCAGAGCATCATCTATCCCATGCTGCCAGTGCTTTTTATCCATCTCCTTTTCAGGAAGCAGCGATACTGACCATTGATGGAGTAGGTGAGTGGGCTACTACGACCATCGGGCATGGTCAGGGAGATTCTATCAAAATTATCAAAGAATTACACTTCCCTCACTCCCTGGGGCTTCTGTATGCTGCCTTTACCTACTTTTTGGGTTTTGAGGTAAATGGAGGAGAGTATAAATTAATGGGGCTGGCTTCTTATGGGAATCCTGAAGCTCCTCAGACCCAAGAGTTTGTTGACAAAATACTTACCCATCTGGTAGATATAAGAGAAGATGGCTCGCTGCTTTTGAACATGGCTTACTTTGCATATGCCACCGGACTTCGTATGATTCATACCCCAGAATGGAAGCGGCTTTTCGGCATTGCCCCGCGACAGGCTGATGAGGAGATATTGCAGGTCCATATGAATCTGAGTAAGGCTATTCAAATTGTTACTGAGCGCGTGATCATACAACTGGCCAAAACTACCCGTAAAATTACCCAATGTGATCATCTGGTGATGGCAGGTGGGGTAGCGCTTAATTGCGTGGCCAATGCTAAGCTACTGAATGCGGGAATATTTGAAAAAATATGGATTCAGCCTGCCGCTGGGGATGCCGGAGGAGCCTTAGGAGCAGCCTATGCTGCCTGGCATATTTTTGAAAATGAGCCCAGAAAAGTCAGTGCTACTGGAGATGCGATGCAGGGAGCATATCTGGGCCCTGAATTTTCATATCGTAAAATTTACACAAGTCTCCGTAAGCATCAGCTCACTTATCAATACTTTGAGAACTTTGATGAGCTCGTAAAAATATGTGCGCAAAAAATAGCCAATGGAAAAGTAATAGGATGGTTTCAGGGTAGAATGGAGTTTGGTCCCCGGGCTCTTGGCAATAGAAGTATTCTGGGCGATGCCCGAAATCCGGATATGCAGAGAAGGGTGAATGTGAAGATTAAATTTCGTGAGAGTTTCAGACCTTTTGCTCCGGCAGTTTTGAAAGAAGATGTGTTTGAATATTTTGATTTTACAGGTGACTCGCCCTATATGCTAATTACGGCACCCCTTTTATATAACAGAAGAATGCCAGAACCGGATAATTACCCTGCACTAAACCTGTATGAGCGACTTTATCACTGTCGCTCAGAACTGCCGGCAATAACACATATCGACTATTCTGCACGGCTACAAACTGTTTGTCAGCAGTCAAATAAAAAGCTTTATTCGCTTCTTCAGGCATTTAAAGAGATTAGTGGGTATGGGCTAGTTGTTAATACCTCTTTCAATATTAAAGATGAGCCTATTGTATGCAGCCCTGAGGATGCCGTGCGCTGCTATCAGCGCACGGACATGGATTGCCTGGTGATGGAGAATTTTCTGCTTGAGAAGAAAACTTAG
- a CDS encoding sulfatase-like hydrolase/transferase, whose protein sequence is MKSYFYLLSILFLFSQCGESQRETDNQSVQQPGTSQLSPNIIILLADDLGYGDLSSYGNPVIHTPHLDAMASEGIRFTSYEAAPWCVPSRVELLTGRYMARVNLNGGTGADGTGGLPDEELTLAEGLKAAGYNTGMAGKWHLGYKEKKFLPTNHGFDSWLGLPYSNDYIKPYVQTDEPLVMYRDTTVAEYPVNQDSLTVKYTAEAIRFINEQHTEAKPFFFYLAYNMPHLPIHTTREFFGQSKAGLYGDVIQTIDWSVGQIRKTLEEKGLSENTIIFFASDNGPWQNAPDRMFEIPTTPEGSNWEKRGAGNKPWHVGTVGPLRGYKHTTYEGGTRVPAIICWPGTIQPAQVSDQLVANLDMYRTFLSLGGGTPPEHKVDGHDITPYLLGETDESPRKEFAYFINNLQAMRVGSWKLREMNGTTELFNVEVDSGEKYNRADEMPEMVSEIRSKMQQLAEEVGKAL, encoded by the coding sequence ATGAAAAGCTATTTTTATTTATTAAGTATACTCTTTCTTTTCAGCCAATGCGGCGAGTCACAAAGAGAAACTGATAATCAGTCTGTACAGCAACCGGGCACCTCTCAGCTCTCCCCTAACATTATCATACTTCTTGCCGATGATTTAGGCTATGGGGATCTGAGCAGTTACGGCAATCCGGTCATTCATACTCCCCACCTGGATGCCATGGCATCTGAAGGAATTCGCTTTACCTCCTACGAAGCCGCTCCCTGGTGTGTCCCCTCTCGTGTTGAACTTCTTACAGGTCGCTATATGGCTCGCGTTAACCTCAATGGAGGAACTGGTGCAGATGGAACCGGAGGTTTACCCGATGAAGAACTTACGCTGGCAGAAGGGTTGAAAGCCGCTGGTTACAATACAGGAATGGCGGGTAAGTGGCATCTGGGCTATAAAGAAAAAAAGTTTCTCCCTACCAATCATGGCTTTGACAGCTGGCTGGGACTTCCCTACTCCAATGATTATATCAAACCCTATGTGCAGACGGATGAACCCCTGGTAATGTACAGAGACACTACTGTGGCAGAATATCCGGTCAATCAGGATTCTCTTACCGTTAAATATACGGCTGAAGCCATTCGCTTTATCAATGAGCAGCATACTGAAGCAAAGCCATTTTTCTTTTATCTGGCTTATAACATGCCTCACTTGCCTATCCATACCACCCGTGAATTCTTTGGGCAGTCAAAAGCAGGGCTTTATGGTGATGTCATCCAAACCATAGACTGGAGTGTGGGCCAGATTCGTAAAACGCTGGAAGAGAAAGGCTTGTCCGAAAACACAATCATTTTCTTTGCCTCCGACAATGGCCCCTGGCAAAATGCTCCCGATCGTATGTTTGAAATTCCTACTACTCCGGAAGGTAGTAACTGGGAAAAGCGAGGAGCCGGTAATAAACCCTGGCATGTGGGAACGGTAGGCCCGCTCAGGGGCTATAAACATACTACCTATGAAGGCGGCACCCGGGTCCCTGCCATCATCTGCTGGCCGGGCACAATTCAGCCTGCTCAGGTATCGGATCAGTTGGTGGCTAACCTGGACATGTACCGCACTTTTTTAAGCCTGGGCGGAGGCACTCCTCCTGAACATAAAGTAGATGGTCATGACATCACCCCCTATCTGTTGGGAGAGACGGATGAATCTCCAAGAAAAGAATTTGCCTATTTTATCAATAACCTTCAGGCCATGCGTGTTGGCTCCTGGAAACTAAGAGAAATGAATGGTACTACTGAGCTTTTCAATGTAGAAGTTGATTCGGGAGAAAAGTACAATAGGGCTGATGAAATGCCTGAAATGGTGAGTGAGATAAGAAGTAAGATGCAGCAATTGGCTGAAGAAGTGGGAAAAGCATTATAA
- a CDS encoding DUF5989 family protein: MEIIREFWMFLKIRKKFWLLPLILSLLILGALSVVSSGSALAPFIYSIF, encoded by the coding sequence ATGGAAATAATAAGAGAATTCTGGATGTTCCTGAAGATCCGAAAAAAATTCTGGCTACTTCCCCTGATCCTTTCACTCCTGATCTTGGGAGCACTAAGCGTGGTGAGCAGTGGCTCGGCCCTGGCTCCTTTTATTTACTCTATTTTTTAG
- a CDS encoding SusC/RagA family TonB-linked outer membrane protein: MGKTDPSDKFPSQERISLTDALKKLEKKFSVNFGYTDRTIENKYVSLDDIERSQLENSLKKILTPLQLRYQKIDEQFYLITPRRSPDYFPEKLGKQPLKNTESTLNKISFNKVSPSKKSINNQLIQVVTGTVTDHQSGTPLPGVNVLVKGTITGTVTGLNGNYSINVPDANDTLVFSSIGYVSQEIAVGGRSEVNVALSEDVTSLDEIVVVGYGTQKKENVIGAISTISGKEIENRPITNSTQALQGAKGVYVNQTGAQPGRSQATIRIRGQGTLNNNNPLVLVDGIEYPLENIDPNNIESISVLKDAAAASIYGARAANGVVLVTTKSGQGIEGFQINYNNYLGFEKVIGLPDLINDPVRFMELRDQAQRNAGRSTVDFGENLIEEYRQGMKTDPYVYPHNDWFDLIFDPGFIQNHNLRFSGGNQDYTYSLSLGYLDQEGVLRGTSSNKYSIDLNTKANISERLTVSAIINGQFTEFDEAVAGTPYVMEMTFKNAGVGFEPTYLEDGRYADTFIRTPGHYVFRNPLALTGEGMNNHKQQNYRMILGGEYSLPFNITYNIKGAYTKQDYLNAIFEPEVYQYNVKTLEKIRNRITGSPTRHAKKIDTYNYQLNLQQTLKWNNTLNNMHHFAALLGFSTQKFVDNTFSAYREGYLGNGLTTLNAGSVNPDVSGTNSVNSLMSLFGRLNYNYDERYLFEGNFRYDGSSKFAEGNKWGLFPSFSVGWRMGREEFMEDVSWLDEFKFRASWGKLGNERVPNFRFVNLINVGNDYSFGNTINAGAAVTQYSDPNITWETTTTSNIGVDAAMLSNSLNVSFELFKKRTTDILYATTIPAQVGGLGGPLRNIGTVDNQGFEASLTYQNSVGPFSYMVSGNLTRVKNEVVDLNGTTIYNYGSRNRGGTIIKEGYPINSYYLLHATGIFDTQEEIDSHAFQTQDTRPGYLKFEDANGDGVINQDDRIISDQNRIPTYTYSFNVGLDYKNFSLSAFFTGVSDVYTFRARTGDVPFWYGTGVTEEWVNNSWTPENMDAELPILTTFEDALNTNFRDSDFLLQNASFMRLKNIQLSYALPTNFLERIKLQSAKVFVNGQNIWTITPMDTFDPERDMGTDNASYDYPSVKTYTAGVQIGF; the protein is encoded by the coding sequence TGCTTTGAAAAAACTTGAGAAAAAATTTTCTGTTAACTTTGGTTATACCGACCGTACAATAGAAAATAAATACGTTTCCCTGGACGATATTGAGAGGTCACAGCTTGAAAACAGTCTTAAGAAAATCCTCACACCTTTGCAGCTCAGGTATCAAAAAATTGATGAGCAATTTTATCTGATTACGCCTCGTAGAAGCCCGGATTATTTTCCTGAGAAGTTGGGAAAGCAACCTCTTAAAAACACTGAAAGTACGTTAAACAAAATTTCATTTAACAAAGTAAGCCCATCAAAGAAATCAATCAATAATCAATTGATTCAGGTAGTTACAGGAACAGTGACTGATCACCAGAGTGGTACTCCTCTTCCCGGGGTAAATGTATTAGTCAAAGGCACAATCACGGGTACCGTAACGGGCCTTAATGGTAATTATAGCATCAATGTACCTGATGCAAATGATACCTTAGTCTTTTCTTCTATCGGGTATGTGTCGCAAGAAATCGCAGTGGGAGGACGGTCTGAGGTTAATGTTGCCTTATCAGAAGATGTTACTTCATTAGATGAAATAGTTGTGGTAGGATATGGTACGCAGAAAAAGGAAAACGTAATCGGTGCTATCTCTACTATCAGTGGTAAGGAAATAGAAAACAGACCCATTACTAACTCAACACAGGCACTTCAGGGTGCCAAGGGAGTATATGTAAACCAGACAGGCGCCCAGCCAGGGCGTAGTCAGGCTACGATCAGAATTCGTGGACAGGGTACTTTAAATAATAATAATCCCTTAGTGCTGGTAGATGGTATTGAGTATCCATTAGAAAACATAGATCCAAATAATATTGAAAGCATCTCCGTACTAAAAGATGCTGCTGCAGCTTCGATTTATGGGGCAAGAGCAGCCAATGGAGTCGTCCTGGTAACTACTAAAAGTGGACAGGGAATTGAAGGCTTTCAGATAAATTATAACAATTACCTTGGGTTTGAAAAGGTCATTGGTCTGCCCGATTTAATTAATGATCCGGTGAGATTTATGGAATTAAGAGACCAGGCTCAGAGAAATGCCGGACGAAGTACAGTGGACTTCGGAGAAAATCTGATTGAAGAATATAGACAAGGGATGAAAACCGACCCTTATGTATATCCTCACAATGACTGGTTTGATCTTATTTTTGATCCTGGATTTATTCAAAACCATAATTTAAGATTTTCAGGTGGTAACCAGGACTATACATACTCTCTTTCTTTAGGTTACCTGGATCAGGAAGGAGTACTAAGAGGTACCAGCTCTAATAAATATTCCATAGACCTTAACACAAAAGCAAATATTTCTGAAAGACTAACGGTTAGTGCCATTATCAACGGGCAGTTTACCGAATTTGACGAAGCTGTTGCTGGAACGCCCTATGTGATGGAGATGACATTTAAAAACGCAGGCGTTGGGTTTGAACCCACTTATCTGGAAGATGGACGTTACGCAGATACTTTTATAAGAACTCCCGGACATTATGTTTTTAGAAACCCTCTTGCTCTGACCGGAGAAGGAATGAATAACCATAAGCAGCAGAATTACAGGATGATCCTTGGAGGAGAATATAGCTTACCATTCAACATTACTTATAACATAAAGGGGGCTTATACCAAACAGGATTACTTAAATGCCATTTTTGAACCTGAAGTGTATCAGTATAATGTTAAAACGCTGGAAAAAATCAGAAATAGAATAACTGGTTCTCCTACCAGACATGCCAAAAAAATTGATACTTATAACTATCAGCTAAACTTACAGCAAACCCTAAAATGGAATAACACGCTTAACAATATGCATCATTTTGCCGCACTTTTAGGATTCAGTACGCAAAAGTTTGTTGACAACACTTTCTCGGCATATAGAGAGGGTTATCTAGGTAATGGATTGACAACACTGAATGCCGGTTCTGTCAATCCTGATGTGAGTGGGACCAACAGTGTTAACTCACTTATGTCATTATTTGGAAGGTTAAACTACAATTATGATGAAAGATATTTGTTTGAAGGTAATTTCAGATACGACGGTTCATCCAAATTTGCTGAAGGGAACAAGTGGGGATTATTTCCTTCCTTCTCGGTAGGATGGCGTATGGGCAGAGAAGAATTCATGGAAGATGTCAGCTGGCTGGATGAATTTAAATTCAGGGCTTCCTGGGGGAAATTAGGAAATGAAAGAGTTCCTAACTTTCGTTTCGTTAACCTGATTAATGTTGGTAATGACTATAGCTTTGGTAATACTATAAATGCGGGCGCAGCTGTTACTCAGTACAGTGACCCTAATATAACCTGGGAAACAACCACTACCTCAAATATAGGAGTTGATGCAGCTATGCTTTCAAATAGCCTGAATGTTAGCTTTGAGCTCTTCAAAAAACGCACTACTGATATTCTATACGCTACCACGATTCCCGCACAGGTTGGCGGACTTGGAGGCCCATTAAGGAATATCGGTACAGTAGATAACCAGGGTTTTGAAGCCAGTTTAACTTACCAGAATTCTGTAGGACCTTTTTCTTATATGGTTTCAGGGAATCTCACCCGGGTCAAGAATGAAGTAGTAGATCTCAATGGTACTACAATTTATAACTATGGATCACGTAACAGAGGAGGGACCATCATTAAAGAAGGCTATCCAATAAACTCATATTATCTGCTTCATGCTACAGGAATTTTTGATACCCAGGAAGAAATTGATAGTCACGCCTTTCAAACTCAGGATACCAGACCGGGATATCTTAAGTTTGAGGATGCCAATGGCGATGGCGTAATTAACCAGGATGACAGGATCATCAGCGATCAAAACCGCATTCCCACTTATACTTACTCTTTTAATGTAGGTTTAGACTATAAAAACTTCTCTTTATCCGCTTTCTTTACCGGAGTAAGTGATGTATATACCTTCAGGGCAAGAACCGGGGATGTTCCTTTTTGGTATGGTACCGGCGTCACTGAAGAATGGGTAAATAATTCCTGGACTCCTGAAAACATGGATGCCGAATTACCAATCCTCACTACTTTTGAAGATGCGTTGAATACTAATTTCAGGGATTCTGATTTTTTACTTCAAAATGCCTCATTTATGAGGTTAAAGAATATTCAACTAAGCTATGCCCTACCCACAAACTTTCTTGAAAGGATAAAACTCCAAAGTGCCAAAGTTTTTGTCAATGGACAGAACATATGGACAATTACTCCCATGGATACCTTTGACCCCGAAAGAGACATGGGAACTGATAATGCAAGTTATGACTATCCAAGTGTGAAAACATATACTGCTGGAGTTCAAATTGGATTTTAA
- a CDS encoding RagB/SusD family nutrient uptake outer membrane protein — MKTSNIYIYRFTIILSLSIVFSACEDFLSTVPSDQYTSDNFWESEEQAQAALTGIYEVLRGYPANQIFYSAQITPNAVRFDNPGGWRDLARGLAQTTNPLFESAWTSNYRGVGRANTLLDNIEKIEAEPDVINKIIAEAKFLRAFYYADLVNKFGAVPLITSAPDLVEQGELPRNSKADVVTQILNDLDEAADVLPLTDEPGRATKGAALSLKARVLLYEQRWEEAADAAQAVMDLDVYSLFPDYRELFMLENEGNEEVIWDIQYFMPRFGHGYDNAVTLHSNVAPTKELVDAYYMIDGLSIAESSSYDPENPYENRDPRLYQTIRLVGAMYNGKINTDSDLDQTGFGVKKFTTYSDSTTITEVSGGRSEINPIVIRFAEVLLTYAEAQNEAVGPDESVYEAINRIRSRPSVNMPALEPGLSKDEMREEIRHERRIELAFEGKYYADIKRWGTAEELMNVDVHDYQGNVYTTRTFNPARDYLWAIPSNQIDLNPNLEQNPNW, encoded by the coding sequence ATGAAGACTTCAAATATATATATATACAGATTCACGATTATTTTATCGCTCAGTATTGTATTCAGTGCTTGTGAGGATTTCCTCTCAACAGTGCCATCTGATCAATATACCTCAGATAATTTTTGGGAATCAGAGGAACAAGCTCAAGCTGCTTTAACTGGAATTTATGAAGTGCTTAGAGGATATCCTGCGAATCAAATATTCTACAGTGCTCAAATTACTCCTAACGCAGTAAGGTTTGATAATCCCGGCGGCTGGAGGGATCTGGCCAGAGGCCTTGCCCAAACGACCAACCCCCTATTTGAAAGTGCATGGACGAGTAATTATAGAGGAGTAGGCAGGGCAAATACATTATTGGATAACATAGAAAAGATTGAAGCTGAACCCGACGTAATTAATAAAATAATCGCTGAAGCAAAATTCCTGAGAGCTTTCTATTATGCGGATTTAGTTAATAAATTTGGTGCAGTTCCTTTGATCACAAGTGCTCCCGATTTAGTTGAGCAGGGAGAACTCCCGCGTAATTCTAAAGCCGATGTAGTAACGCAAATACTTAATGACCTGGATGAGGCCGCTGATGTTTTGCCTCTGACGGATGAACCCGGTAGGGCTACCAAGGGAGCCGCGCTTTCGCTCAAGGCACGTGTTTTATTATATGAGCAGAGATGGGAAGAAGCCGCTGATGCTGCACAAGCGGTTATGGATCTGGATGTTTACTCACTATTTCCGGATTACAGAGAATTGTTCATGCTTGAAAATGAAGGGAATGAAGAAGTCATCTGGGATATACAGTATTTTATGCCCCGCTTTGGTCATGGTTATGACAATGCTGTCACTTTACATAGTAATGTGGCCCCAACCAAAGAATTAGTAGATGCTTACTATATGATTGATGGTCTGTCAATTGCGGAATCTTCTTCATATGACCCTGAAAATCCTTATGAAAACAGAGACCCTCGACTTTATCAGACTATCAGATTGGTTGGAGCCATGTATAATGGCAAAATAAATACTGATAGTGATCTGGATCAGACGGGGTTTGGCGTAAAGAAATTTACTACTTATAGTGACAGTACGACAATTACTGAGGTTTCAGGAGGAAGAAGCGAGATAAATCCGATTGTAATCAGGTTTGCAGAAGTTTTGTTAACCTATGCCGAAGCTCAGAATGAAGCGGTTGGTCCGGACGAGTCGGTTTACGAAGCTATCAATCGTATACGAAGCCGTCCAAGTGTCAATATGCCAGCACTTGAACCCGGACTTTCAAAAGATGAAATGCGAGAAGAGATTCGGCATGAGAGAAGAATTGAACTTGCTTTTGAAGGTAAATATTATGCTGATATCAAACGGTGGGGAACTGCTGAAGAATTAATGAATGTTGATGTTCATGATTATCAAGGTAATGTATATACCACCAGAACCTTTAATCCTGCTCGTGATTACCTTTGGGCGATACCATCAAATCAAATTGATTTGAATCCAAACCTTGAACAAAACCCTAACTGGTAA